GTCCCCGGAGCTGCCGGAGGCCACGCTCTCGGCGTTCTCGGCGCCGGCGGCGCCATGGCTCTGGGCGGGCTGCTGCAGGTGCACGGCGCAGCTGAGGCACAGAGCGTGGAAGCACGGCAGCAGGACGGGGTTGGTGTAGAACTGTTTGCACGACGGACAACGCAACTCCTCCTCCATCGCACGCAACTCACCAAACTCCACTGACGGCACACACCGGCGGGTTTGAAACACGCGGCGAACGGGACACGGAAACGGACGAAAGCCGGCGAGGGTTTGGCCTGGTGCTGCTGCTGTTATTGTTGGCGGCAGATGGAGATGGATGGGAGGGTTGAGGTCGACgacatattttttacttcGATTTTGTGCTTTTTGGTTTGTTTCGTACGGATTTTGCGGTCAAGCACGAGAGGACAACCTGAATGCAGCGGCCGACAGCGCAATTTTCAAGCGTTACTTACATAcatcattttaaattacacTTTAGTACCatgtaaaatgataaatgtTACTTCTAgcgtcttaaaaaataaagcagaaTCCCAAAAATTTCGctgtttttcttatttgttcaattaatcacgcatttaattgtagattaacttaatgacgcttctataaaccgacccCTAATATCCTACAAAAAGCACAGATTTTTATGTACCCCCAAAAAAGTACCACTGTTGTTATTTCTGGACCAAGAGGTGAGAGCACTTGACTAAAAGTtgtccttttttttaaataaatgctaacTTGAGTTAGCTGTACGTATTACCTACCCCTAAAACTAGAGCTGTCAGAAAAAAGCAGTTTTGAAACCAGCGACCAAcaattaagaaacaaaaaaatatgaggACTGTAAACTAGTGGTTAGATTTCTTCAAAAACTTGTGactgttttgtaaaaatgacACCACAATAGAATGCgcatatttgaaatttattgaataaaaatttgtaaattgtaaCCCAAAGATTAATAAATATGTCTTTGTGGGTACTTATAATTTTAGGCGGAAATTATCAGGAAAAATTCGTTTGTTTAGAAAGTTGGTAAACAGTAACAGTAGCTTCGTTACACATGCGACCACAacatatttgtttgtttttgtcttttatAAACCGTGGATTAAACtcacttttacattttaacttaaaaaattatagttattTATGTAGGACAAGTCTATTAAAAGTACATTTTTACTGAATCGGTATACTAATCACACGCAAACTAAAATGCTTCATTGTTTTCTCTTTGTGTGTTATTTAGTTCCTTATAAtcgaaattacaaaaatttttagttatgtGTCGGTTTGTTAAAAtactatttaaataaattaaaaaaataagccccaaaaattgtttatccaaaaaatcttACAATATTTTTGTGAATAAAACACTATATTTTGAGCATTTTGTTAGTCATgatgtttttagattttagtttttaaaataattgtatctcattgtcaaaaataatactacaacgaaaaatacaatttctgaacgtaaaaaaactttctaaacataaaatacaatcaaaaattctttctcagcaaattttatttaaaaatacatacatTACCATTATTTTACCTAGCGTTTATTAGTATCcatttttaatacattttttcggtctatcaacatttttatttaatttttgcacaaaacaacataaaaacgTGGCTTGTTTCACAATATCagtctaattaattaattttaattacgaatgaaaaaaattttgcaggaaaaaaagtgttttttttaacaaattgtaGAATAAGATCAAGAGAACGCACCTAAAATAGTGGCCACCTTGTGTGTATTTTTATACACTGGAGTGGACGCCCTATTTACACACGTGTCTGTGCTCGATTTCCAAAAACTTCCAAACACAGGTGTcgcaagaatttttttttacaaacgtaACTACAGTCAAACCTCTTTTAACCGACCATGCTTTAATGCGAACCTTATGGATTCTAAACAGTgatgatttttataaaaacaaaaatcaaaaaacatttatcGAGATTCAAAAAACAGTCCAATAAACTCTGTAATTCGTAATTTTTGACTCCGGAATCCAAATAATGATGTTGCCATCTAGCCATAAACAGCAAAATTACGTAAACAATAATGCGAATGTAGGAAGCTTTTTTATCATCTCGTGACAAACGTGACATTGTAAGGTCAAATGTTAacctacattttttatttaataatgttttttttaatctttacaTATTTGTAATGTTAATTACAAAAACCCAATAACGCCCCAATCCGTAACTTGTCAGTTTTTTTGGCTTGCAATCATTGTTCCCATATCTAGTATTCAGAATTGGAATTTTTGCATCTAATAAAGTGATAACTGATAATATGCCATTTATCCGACAATGTCAAATGAGTAAAATGAATATGCAGCTTAGCGGCTTAAACCCACAGTATTTGTGTACACAGATTTATTAGTGAccccttttttattaatttgtgaaCAGTGAAAGTGTAGGGAATAAGCGGTGCATACTAGTAAcgggaattaaattttatgtaaaaattatgtCTAGAATtggtaaagaaattttacatAGTACCAGAAGGTTGACTTCTGTACATTATTCAAATAATATTGGCAGAATCTTAAACGCCACTTTTTCCACAAGCGAACAGAGCAACCAAAGGTGAGTTTATTGTCTCCCTTCAAGGATGAAGCcctgaattttaataattatattcaCGCAAAATCGATGTCACGAGATAATGACATGGTCCAAGCGGTCCTCTAGTAGAAGTCAATTTGcacataaaaattcaaaatcccGCTCGCATTCCTTAGAATTTCGTCAGttctttgataaaaaatcCCTCCTATTTTAGCAACGAATACGATGTGGTGGTGGTCGGCGGCGGCATCGTGGGCGCCGCCTCCGCCCGCGAAATCCTCCTCCGCCACAAAAATCTCCGCATGGCAATAGTGGAAAAAGAGCACAAATTAGCCGTGCACCAAAGTGGCCACAACAGCGGCGTCATCCATGCCGGTATTTACTACAAGCCCGGCTCACTCAAAGCCAAACTTTGCGTGGAAGGCCTGCACTTGGCCTACAAATACTGCGACACCAAAAAAATACCTTACAAAAAAGTTGGCAAACTAATCGTCGCAACGAATGCTTTAGAACAAAAACGATTAGCTGATTTACACGAACGCGGCATCCAGAACCAAGTGCCCGACTTGAAAGTACTGAAAGGCGTTGaggaaattaagaaaattgagCCGTACTGTCAAGGGGTTGAAGCTTTGTGGTCCCCGCACACGGGGATTGTCGACTGGGGGTTGGTTACGGAGTATTACGGGCGGGATTTTAGGGACAGCGGAGGCGAtatcttttttgattttgaggtTTTTAAATCGTTTAAAGTAACATCGTTTATTTTGCGGAATGATGTAGGTCAATGGTTTTAAAGAGTCGACAAATGGTGCGTTTCCTGTAACCATCACTGCCAGAAACGGCAAGTCGGTGAATGCTAAATACGTCCTAACTTGTGGTGGGTTGTACTCTGATAAATTATCCGAGCTGTCTGGGTGTTCTCGTGACCCCAGGATTGTCCCAATCCGTGGGGAATACCTCCTTCTCAACCCGAAAAAATGCCACATGGTGAAGGGCAACATCTACCCGGTCCCTGATCCCAGATTCCCCTTTCTGGGGGTACATTACACGCCCCGAATGGATGGCAGTGTTTGGCTTGGGCCAAACGCCGTTCCAGCCTTTAGAAAAGAAGGTTACACGTACGTGGCCACACTTTATTGCTTGGTAGCAATTGTGTGTCTTTTAGGTGGTTTGACATCAACATGAAGGAACTAGTTGATGCGTTTTCCTACCGTGGTTTCCAGAAACTGATTTTCAGAAATGTAGGATACGGTGTGCAAGAAGTTATGAAGTCGGCGTTCAGTCGTTTGCAGTTGAAGGATTTGCAAAAGTATATTCCGGAAGTTAGAGCTGAAGATATCAAACGCGGGCCGGCTGGGGTCAGGGCGCAGGCTTTAGACATCGATGGTAATTTAGTGGACGATTTTGTGTTTGATTTGGGGAAAGGGGGAATTGCGAAGAGGATTCTCCACTGCAGGAATGCCCCCAGTCCGGGGGCTACCAGTTCCCTGGCGATTGCCAAAATGGTAGCAGACCGGCTCGAAAAAGAGTTTGAGTTTGCCAAAAGCGCAACAGTGTGAATAATAACACAATAAAGCAATTAGTTCCAAAACGCATTTTTTCTCTTTACGTTTGAGTTTTGCCCTTGCCttgaaaaatcataaattaattaCGAAGCGTCaagcttttttaataataataataataataataataatgtttattaatgtttaaagacTACACTGGTCATAACACAAGTCAATAAGAGGGCTTACCAAGAACATAAATGACATAAAATACAATCATCAAACATAATATATATACAAAGTTAATACATAACATCacatttaaaatcattaaaatactcatcatatgagtaaaaagcttttttacagaggtatctttttaaatttatttgtctttAGCTTAGCAATATCATCAGgcaacgcattaaaaaattttattcctaGGTTTCCGGTGCCGTTTTCGGAGCTTTTTAAGCGAATACTGTGTAGGCAAATTTTATCTCTGTGACGTGTACTATATTCGTGAATGTTActatgtgatttaaaattctctatgttagattttatataatttaaacactgatAAATATACATACAAGGAACAGTAAGTATATTAAAATTCCTGAAAACATATTTGCAGTCTTCTCTATATTTTAGACCTCCTACTATACGGATAGCTCGACGTTGTAATCTGAAAATTGTAGAGATGGAAGCAGAATGACCCCATACTAATAGTCCATAACTGATGTGACACTGgcataatgaataaaatgcaGTTTTTAGTTTCAGGAGGAACTTGATCTTTTAAATTGCGAAGTGCAAAAATACCACTACAAAGTAATTTTGCAACCTTTTCTGAATGTGTATTAAACCTCAAAGAGGAGTCAAGAAAGAttcctaaaaattttgtagatcCTTCcacaaaatctatttttttctttaatgaaaaaaccaatgtatttgttttatttttgtctaatgttaatttattggattcgAACCAAGACAAAGCCTTTGACTGTGCATCATCTACGATTTTTAACGCTGTAGAcagattttcgtttttttccaTTAGAGTTGTATCATCTGCAAAATGTATACTTTTATTTTCCATATATGaagaaaaatcatttatataaataataaaaagaagagAGCCTTGGGGCACTCCTAATTCAACACTATTTTTGCCTGAGTCAATTCCTTTGTGTCTTACAAGCTGTGATCTGTTGCTTAAAAATGATCATTTACAACTACTAGGTAgcaagttataaaaatataattttcgtaataaaatgtGGTGATGAACGCAGTCAAAAGCCTTGGAGAGGTCAAGAAAAGTTTCTATACCATAGCTTCCTTCTTCCAAACAATCTGTcatatattttacaaatttggtAACTGCACTAATTGTATTTCGGCCCTGTCTAAATCCAAATTGACTGTCTGTGAATAGATTATTGACTTCAAAATGATGAACTAATTGCAAGTATAAGACTTTTTCAAGtactttggaaaaaattggaagTAAAGATATTGGTCTATAGTTATTAACAACGTTAACGTCCCCTTGTTTCAAGAGTGGTAttaccacagctatttttagaCAGTCTGGAAAAATAGAAGtagtaatacaaaaattaattaaacgagTTAAAGGAGACACTATAAGATCTTTAATATacttaataatacgagtgttTAAGTTATATATATCTATAGAGTTACTAGATTTcatgttatttataatatcgCGAACTGTAGCGCAGGAAACCTCAGAGAATGCAAAATTTACTCTAGAATCTAAATCTGAACAATGAAACATCATTATATTTATGGGATCTATCGCTTTATCTGGTAGTCCCTTTGCCAGTTCTGAAgcaatagaagaaaaaaagtcgTCAAAAGCGTCGCTACTAATGttgctttttttttgtcaagtcGATGTCAATTATTTACGTCAGGTAGTTTGACTGTTAACATTACTAGTTTATGATGCTATTACGAACTCCCCACGTATTGGAAACTAAAAACTTGCACCAAAAATCACTAAGGTAAACACCaacaaaactaattattgcgtATGAGGCACTTAaagtctgaaaaaaaaaattaatcggtGCTTCAACTAGGTGCAAAAGTGTTCTCAAGTATGACATTGTTGTAATCGGCGGAGGCATTATTGGCACAGCTATCGCAAAAACTCTAAaagagaaaatgaaaaaacccAAAATAGCACTattggaaaaagaagaagCTCTAGCTCGGCATCAGAGCAGCCACAACAGTCAGGTGCTACATGCCGGTATTTACTACCGAACCAATTCTTTGAAAGCTAAACTGTGTGTAGAAGGCGCACAACTTATTTACGATTACTGCAGTGTGAAAAAAATCCCAGTCAAGAGATACGGCAAATTGATTATCGCGAGTGATACTTTGGATAAATATCGCCTAAAAGAATTGTACAAACAAGGCTTAAGAAATAAAGTGCCAGGTATAGAACTCCTGGACTGGGAAAGTGTAACCAAGATTCAACCCTACTGTCGGGGTTTACAAGCGCTTTGGTCCCCAAACAGTGGCAACGTTAACTGGGAAGTGGTGACGAAGAGTTTTGGACAAGACTTTGAGAATGAAGGTGGGGATATATTTTTCGGTTTTGAAGCAAAATGTGTTAAAGAGTCGGGCGAAGCTTCGCACCCCGTTCTGATTAAGAGTGATAAGGAGGCGAGTTTTTTGGCAAAGTATGTCGTTACTTGTCTCGGTTTGTACTCAGGGGCGCTTTTTGACCCAGAGAAGGACAAAGGTTACGAGAATGTGTCCCTGCGGGTCAATTATTACACACTTAATCCGAGACTTAACCGCTTTGTTAAAACCAACATTTACGCGATCCCGCACATAGACATGCCCTTCATAGGCATCCATTTTAGTCCCACTGTCGGTGGCGAGGTCCTTCTTGGACCAAGTGCCGTTCCGGCACTAAAACTGGACAGTTACGAGTACATATTTAACCCAATTAGTTTCACACTATTCTCGCTGCATTTTTCAGCAAATCTGCGATTGATGTGACTTACATTCGTAgcaagattttttcaaaaaatgtgggttttttgtttttgaaaaacctCCAAACTTGTTTACACCAAGTGACCGAGGCAGTTTCCTGTGATTTTCGAACTGCcgtattaaataaatatttaccaatGATTTCAAAAAACGATATTCTTCCGGGACCGACCGCCCTGCAAGGCCAGATTGTGACCAAAGATGGGGAATTtgttgatgattttttattcgaCATATTCGAAGGCAAGGGAATACACAAGCGGATTATTAATTGTAGGTTTGTACCAAGCCCTGGCGCTACTAGTTCTCTGGCCATTGCTAACATGGTCCATGACAAAATACGAAAAGTGGACGGTTTCGGAggttaaaaatactttaactGTATTTtcttatataaataaaatactgttgCATTAgtgactgttttttttaattggggAACAATGTAATAAAAGCACAACTGaagaataacttttttaataaaaggtaGCTACGTACAAGAATAGTACAATTAGAAAGAGTCGAGTTTAACAACGTATTAACAGTAACACATCACTTAAAtgtgaaataataaacatttgaaaaaaaaacagttttttaagacaaaaatacTGCACAATAATGAGACATTTCCTTAAGTTATATCATTGTTTACAACCATTACCATCCGTAAAACTTAAATGAAATGCATAAATAAccaattttttatcacaattATTCATATACTGATATAAACATGTAccgacattaaaaaaattgctcctTCGGAAGCACAAACTCATATCACATCGTCTTAAAACAAAGTTGGGTGGTGAagacatcaatttttttgttcttcaaAATTTGACACTAAATGCGTCCATCGCATAATtactaaaaatattaacaccGTTTCGTGTTTTCCGtcccgatttttttttcaatcataataattatttgaaaaatacaagatATGTTTTCAATACCAATTTCgtctatttataataaatcttTCGCTTCTCAAAAATACATATCACAACTGAGCACGTTTATATTACAAGATTACATTCACACAGATAAGTACTTTCATACCAAGTGCCTAAAACATTCTATTTTTAGACGTCTTTTTgtcactaaaaatttgaaaaagttcgaaacgaaaaaatttggTCGTTTTTTCGCGACAACATTAAACTGCAACCCTTGTGAATTAAGTAGTAAATCTCTACTGTGCCCGAAGTATAAAATGTGCTCTTCATTGTAACATCAAAAAGTAGATACAATGGACAAAAGAGTAACATTTAAACCACACTCATTACTTGAAATGCAGGAATAGCTACATTACTGGAACAATTCGAAGATATTACGACCTTacatttcgtcaaaaatatctTCAGCTTGTAATCTAAATCAAGTGCACAGCCAGCCACCACTTGGCTGTTGAAATAAACTGTGTGCACTTGATTT
The sequence above is a segment of the Tribolium castaneum strain GA2 chromosome 9, icTriCast1.1, whole genome shotgun sequence genome. Coding sequences within it:
- the LOC663434 gene encoding L-2-hydroxyglutarate dehydrogenase, mitochondrial; amino-acid sequence: MSRIGKEILHSTRRLTSVHYSNNIGRILNATFSTSEQSNQSNEYDVVVVGGGIVGAASAREILLRHKNLRMAIVEKEHKLAVHQSGHNSGVIHAGIYYKPGSLKAKLCVEGLHLAYKYCDTKKIPYKKVGKLIVATNALEQKRLADLHERGIQNQVPDLKVLKGVEEIKKIEPYCQGVEALWSPHTGIVDWGLVTEYYGRDFRDSGGDIFFDFEVNGFKESTNGAFPVTITARNGKSVNAKYVLTCGGLYSDKLSELSGCSRDPRIVPIRGEYLLLNPKKCHMVKGNIYPVPDPRFPFLGVHYTPRMDGSVWLGPNAVPAFRKEGYTWFDINMKELVDAFSYRGFQKLIFRNVGYGVQEVMKSAFSRLQLKDLQKYIPEVRAEDIKRGPAGVRAQALDIDGNLVDDFVFDLGKGGIAKRILHCRNAPSPGATSSLAIAKMVADRLEKEFEFAKSATV
- the LOC663451 gene encoding L-2-hydroxyglutarate dehydrogenase, mitochondrial; this translates as MMLLRTPHVLETKNLHQKSLRCKSVLKYDIVVIGGGIIGTAIAKTLKEKMKKPKIALLEKEEALARHQSSHNSQVLHAGIYYRTNSLKAKLCVEGAQLIYDYCSVKKIPVKRYGKLIIASDTLDKYRLKELYKQGLRNKVPGIELLDWESVTKIQPYCRGLQALWSPNSGNVNWEVVTKSFGQDFENEGGDIFFGFEAKCVKESGEASHPVLIKSDKEASFLAKYVVTCLGLYSGALFDPEKDKGYENVSLRVNYYTLNPRLNRFVKTNIYAIPHIDMPFIGIHFSPTVGGEVLLGPSAVPALKLDSYDKSAIDVTYIRSKIFSKNVGFLFLKNLQTCLHQVTEAVSCDFRTAVLNKYLPMISKNDILPGPTALQGQIVTKDGEFVDDFLFDIFEGKGIHKRIINCRFVPSPGATSSLAIANMVHDKIRKVDGFGG